From a single Arachis hypogaea cultivar Tifrunner chromosome 3, arahy.Tifrunner.gnm2.J5K5, whole genome shotgun sequence genomic region:
- the LOC112790505 gene encoding auxin-binding protein ABP19a translates to MKMVLAAIFLVFSLFTFSQASVVDFCVADYTAPNGPAGYSCKSPAKVTVDDFVYSGLGAVGNTSNIIKAAVTPAFDAQFAGVNGLGISTARLDLAPGGVIPLHTHPGASELLVVVQGTICAGFISSDNTVYFKTLKKGDVMVYPQGLLHFQLNGGGTQALAFVSFSSANPGLQILDFALFKSDFPTELITQTTFLDAAQVKKLKGVLGGSG, encoded by the coding sequence atgAAGATGGTTCTCGCCGCTATCTTCTTAGTATTTTCTCTCTTCACCTTCTCCCAGGCTTCCGTAGTAGATTTCTGTGTTGCTGACTATACAGCTCCCAACGGCCCTGCAGGGTATTCTTGTAAAAGTCCTGCAAAGGTCACCGTAGACGATTTCGTATACAGTGGCCTTGGAGCCGTTGGAAACACCTCAAACATCATAAAAGCCGCCGTGACGCCTGCATTTGATGCCCAGTTTGCAGGCGTCAACGGCCTTGGAATCTCCACGGCCCGTTTAGACTTGGCACCGGGTGGAGTGATACCACTCCACACGCACCCCGGTGCCTCGGAGCTCCTTGTTGTGGTGCAAGGAACGATCTGTGCAGGGTTCATTTCTTCCGATAACACGGTGTATTTCAAGACCCTCAAGAAGGGAGATGTTATGGTGTACCCTCAAGGGCTTTTACACTTCCAACTCAATGGTGGTGGGACTCAGGCTTTGGCGTTTGTGAGCTTCAGCAGTGCCAATCCTGGACTTCAAATCTTGGACTTTGCGTTGTTCAAGAGTGATTTCCCAACTGAGTTGATAACGCAGACAACTTTTCTTGATGCTGCTCAGGTGAAGAAGCTCAAGGGTGTGCTTGGAGGCTCAGGTTAA